The window AGTTAAGCGGCACGCAACACGCTGAATTTTTGGAAACGGCCGGCCCGGGGGGCCGGCCGACGTGTCAGAACACGAATCGATGATCGAGGTGAGTATGAAGTCGCATTGGAAGGCAAAAGTCGCAGCAGGGGTCATGGGCCTGAGCCTGGTCGGGTGCAGCACCAACCAGATCGCCGGGAGCATCATGGGTAACGCCATGGCGACCACCGAGCAGCGCATTGGCGAGGAGATCGGAAACCGCGTGGCCGGGGCGTTGCTCAAAGACCTGACCCCCGCGTTGATGCGCCAGTACACTGTCGGTCTGATGCAGATGCTCTTCTACCAGGGCGGCTACAATATGGAGTTCGCCGAGTATCAGCCTGGCGAGTACACCTCCTGGAGCGTCGAAGGCTCCGACTTCGGCCAGGAGATCGTCAAAGCCTTTCTGCGCGTTGAAGAAGATGGCAAAGAGTGGTGGCGCATTGAGTCGCGCGCCACTGATAAGTCCAACGACGAAGAGGTCGAGCTGATTATGGAAGCGCTCTTCGAGATCAGCGAAGACGGCAAGCGCTATGTGCGTCGGGTGCGTGCGAAGTACCCCGGTGAGGAGGAAGCCCGGGAAGTGCCGGTGCACGAAGAGGACGCCGAGCGCTGGGTCGTCTACTCCCAGGGACAACTCACCGACGAGAGCATGGAAGGTTTGCTCAAGGGCGAGGAAACCCTGGAGACGCCGGCAGGCAGCTTCGCCACCGAGCGCTACGAGATGGATGGGACGCAGGGCGTCACCAGCTTCACCTGGTGGGTTACCGACCAGGATGTGCCCGGGGGACTTGTGGCCACCGAGCACCGTGACAACGACGACAAGGTCTATCAACGCATGGTGCTGCAGGCCTATGGCGATGATGCGGTGGAGTCGAAGCTCGGCGTCTTCGAGTGAGAGGGTGTCCTGAGGTCTGAGAACGTTTTGGAGGTCGTCGGTTTTATCGACGGCCTCCTTGCGTTTCAAATGGGTAACAATTGTATGCGGAGACTTTGCCCGGGGACGCCCGTGTGTACTCTCTGCCGGCCATACCCCGCCGTGAAGGGGCCTCCGAATGAATTGAACTTTAGAAGTGGGGACTTCAATGACTGTGCTCTGCGCCACCGACTTTTCAACCAACTCCCAGGCCGCCATCCGTCTGGCCGCTGACCTGGCGCGCCGCACCGGCCGCAGCCTCCTGTTGACCCACGCTGTGGATCTGGCCGCCGACGATCAGGCCTGGCGTGTGCTGGTCGAAGCCCCCGACGAGATCGAAAAGTCTGCCGGCGAGCAGGCGGCCACACGCCTGGAGACCTTCTTTGAGGAGAGCGTCGATCCGGCGCTTCGCCCCAAGTTGGTGCGGTTCGAAGTGGGTATGGGGTCGCCCGTGGAGGTCATCCTGGATCTGGCTGAGAAAGAGGCCTCCGCGATGGTGGTCGTCGGGACGCGTGGAGCCAGCCGCCTGCGTGAGATCTTTTTAGGGAGCGTCGCCAACAGTCTCGTGCGTCAGAGCGAGGTCCCGGTGCTTCTGGCACCGCCGGAGACGGCCAACGGTGCGTTCAAAACGATTGTGGTCGGACTGGATCTATCGCCGGTGAGCGGCGCGGTGCTGCGCCGTGCCGCGACGCTCGCCCGCGAACAAGACGCCGGTGTGCATGTGGTTCATGCCCTGATCGTACCGGAGGTCACCGGTCTTGCGATGTCGCTCAATGAGCCGGCCTCGCGTCTTCCCGAACTTCGGGCGGAGCGTCAGGCGCAGATCAAAGAGCTGATTGTCAATGAGGGCGCCGAAGATGTCGTCGATGAGGTTCAGGTCATCGTCGACGCACCGGATCGGGCGCTGGTTGATTACGCCGCCAACGTGAAGGCTGATCTTATCGCGATGGGCACGCGAGGTCGCCGTGGCTGGTCGCGTTTCTTTCTGGGGAACAGCGCGGAGCGCACGATGCGACGTGCGCGCTGTCCGGTCTTTGTGCTGCCGATTGGCGAAGAGGATTGAGAGAAGAGTGGGGCGCGTCAGCGCCCCAGCCACTCCAGCCAGGCAGCGTCGCGCCCGAGCCAGTAGAGCGCCGTCAGTCCGATGACGACGACCAGCGACTGTCGCAGGGTGTGTGGATCGCTTCCGCGGCGCCCCTGCATCGGCCCCAGGTATAAGAGCAGCAGGAGTACACCCTGGGTTACCAGCACTCCCTGGCCGGCGAGTACGACGGTGCGCGGGCCAAATCGCTCTGGGCCAAACGCAAAAATCCCTTGCATGCCCAGCCAGCCCGCCGCGCTCAGGGCGAGTATCGCGACGAGATCGCGCGCCTTTGGCGCGCGGCCATCACTGAAGAGCGCGAGCACCCCGGCAACCACCGGACCGCCCATCAGCGCGCCGAACACCATCAGCCAGGGATGCAACGCCGCCGGCTCCGCCGGCGGCGCCTGCTCACCCGCGCCACGCCGGGCCCGCATCAGCTCTGGAGCGATGCCCTGCATCGAAGGCGGAGCCTCAGCCCAGGCCCGCTCCAGCTCATTCTCATAGATCTGGGCCGACGTCGCATCGTGTCTGGCCGTGTCAGAGTCGGCCCACGCCTCAACGCCCCCGGCCGGCGTGTCGTCACGGCCGGAGGTGGCTTCATCGGGAGGAACAGGTCGCCGGTGACGGCGTCGATCGCGGGACATCTCAGGACACTCCGGACAAAAAGGTGAAAGACCGCGCGCAGCCTAGCACAGCGCGCCGCGGGCAGGCGATCGAAGCCTGCCCCCTTCTTGACGCCGCGCAGGCAGGGCACTATTGATCTGGCCGGGCACTCGCCCCCCAGCCACACTCCGGGCTCGCCATCTTCTGGTGCGGGCCTGACGCACTGCCATTGAACCTCAAGACGTCGATACCCAACTTTTTGCGGGCATCGGCACGGGTCGACTTTTACCTGGACGAATCATGGCACAGACGAAAGCAAAAGATGATGAGGCCAGCCAGCAGGCTGCCCCTCAGGTGGAGGCGCTCAATGTTGAGCTTGCCGCGCAGGTTCGCGAGGAGCTCGGTGATGAGCGCCTTGTGGCGATGTTGCGCGATATGCTCCTCTTGCGTCGTTTCGAGGAATACGCCGGTCGCGCCTACCAGCGCCGCAAGATCAAAGGCTTCTGCCACCTCTACATCGGCCAGGAGGCCGTTGGGGTAGGTGCGATGGCTGCGCTGACCGACGCTGACAAGATCGTCAGCCACTACCGCGAACACGGTCACGCGTTGGCCCGAGGCATGGAGCCCAACGCCGTGATGGCCGAGCTCTTCGGCAAGGCCACCGGTTGCACCGGCGGCAAGGGGGGCTCGATGCACCTCTTCGACGCCGAGAAAGGCTTTCTGGGCGGCTGGGGCATCGTCGGC of the Lujinxingia sediminis genome contains:
- a CDS encoding universal stress protein, producing MTVLCATDFSTNSQAAIRLAADLARRTGRSLLLTHAVDLAADDQAWRVLVEAPDEIEKSAGEQAATRLETFFEESVDPALRPKLVRFEVGMGSPVEVILDLAEKEASAMVVVGTRGASRLREIFLGSVANSLVRQSEVPVLLAPPETANGAFKTIVVGLDLSPVSGAVLRRAATLAREQDAGVHVVHALIVPEVTGLAMSLNEPASRLPELRAERQAQIKELIVNEGAEDVVDEVQVIVDAPDRALVDYAANVKADLIAMGTRGRRGWSRFFLGNSAERTMRRARCPVFVLPIGEED